The segment CTGCGGCGTTCGACGAACGTTTCTATCGGCGTATTGTTGCTTGCGTTGAAGGTGTACGCCCGCGCGAGGCTGTCGAGGTCGCCGGGGATGTAGTCGAGCGCCCATGCGCGCACGTAAGCCGTTACGACCATGTTCATACCGAGCTTTCTCATTATTTTAAGGTTGTGAGCAACGTGCGGCCAGCATGCGATGCCCTCCCAGTAAACGCGGTATTTCTGCTCGCCCTGATACGTCGAGGTGCCGTTCTTTATGTGCTCCTCTATTTCGGCGATGAGCTGCTTCATTATCTCGGTAGTGGAACGTCTGCCGCGGCAGCATACCATTGCCGACATATAGTTGAAAAGCTCGAAGCCGTTTAAGGGCGCGGGGATATTAGTAAGAAGCTCGTTTGCCTTTATCCAGAGGTCCTTGTTCTCGGTCGATATCTCCATGATCTCGCGGAAGCGGTCCTGGTCGAACTTCTTGCCCGTAAGCTTTTCAAGCTGCTCTATAATATCGTCCATCTGGGCGCGTATGTACTTCTCACGCGATGGCGTTACGAAGTTCTGATGATTGAACGACATGTCGAGCATAAAAAGCGGGATATCGTACTTCCGGCTTAAATTCTCGTACCATTTCGTTACCTGATTGCAGATGTTGTTCGCGCACAGAAGGAAGTCGGGCATGGGCATATTATGCTCGGGCAGGTCTCGCGACTCGATATACGCAAGGTTTATCTTCGCGTATGAGCATAAGTCGTTGTTGTACTCCTGCTCGCCCTCGGCGCGCTGCAGATACGGCTCCGCCTGATGGCGCGCCGCGATGCCTGCGGAATGGTTCTCGGGATAAACTACCACGATGCCCAAGGTCTCGCATAATTCCTGCGGGAATATGGAGGCCGACCAGCCTATCTTTTCTCCGCGGGCCTTTGCCTCCTGCGCCTCCTTATAAAGGTCTGCAAGCTGCTGGCGGACCATTATAAGCGACTTTGACATAGGGCGCTTGGGCTTTTTTGCTTGCTGCTCACTCATTAAAATTTCTCCTAACTTTTATAGTTTTCGGGCTGCGTTTTACGCGTCCCGCGCCGCCGTCCAAGGCAGTACCTTTGGGCGGCGGATAATTTCTTTATTTTTCGTTCTTCATGGCCTTAAATTGGTCCATTACTTCCGTGAACGCTTCCATGCGCGTTTCAAACTGCGCCTCAGAGTAATTTCTGAAGTCGGACTGATCGCCGTCGAACGAAACGTAGGGCACGCCGGTCTTCTCAGTTACTCTGCGCTGGAGCTCGGCCTGCTGCATATCCATTACCTTGCAGCTTCTGTTCAAATGATAGACCATTCCGTCGCACTTGAACTTAATAAGATCGCGGCTGCGCCGTTCGACGAGCGTCTCTATCGGAACGTTATTGCTCGACGTAAACGAATACGCACGCGCAAGGCTGTCAAGGTCGCCGGGGATATAGTCGAGCGCCCACGAGCGCACGTAAGCCGTTGCGACGATGTTCATGCCGAGCCGCTTCATCACTTTAAGATTATGCGAAACGTGCGGCCAGCACGCGATGCCCTCCCAGAATATGCGGTACTTCTCTTCCACCGGATACGTTGAGGTGCCGTTTTTTATATGCTCCTCGATCTCCGAGATGAGCTGCTTCATTATCTCGGTAGTAGAGCGCTTGCCGCGGCAGCATACCATGGCGGACATATAGTTGAAAAGCTCAAAACCGTTAAGCGGAGCAGGGGTGTTTGAAAGAAGCTCGTTGGCCTTCATCCATAAGTCCTTGTTCTCGCTCGATATTTCCATTACCTCGCGGAAGCGATCCTGGTCGAACTTTTTGCCGGTAAGCTCCTCGAGCGAGGCTATTATATCGTCCATCTGAGCGCGTATATATTTCATGCGCGTGGGCGTCACGAATGGCTGATGGTTATATACCATATCGAGCATATACACCGGCACGCCGTACTTATCTCCTATGTTTTCGTACCACTTCGTTACCTGATTGCAGATGTTGTTCGCACACAACAGAAAATCGGGCATCGGCATATTATGCTCGGGCAGGTCTCTCGTCTCGATATACGCAAGATTTATCTTCGCATAGGAGCATAAGTCGTTGTTGTACTCCTGCTCTCCCTCAGCGCGGTTAAGATACGGCTCCGCCTGATGACGCGCCGCAACACCCGCCGAATGGTTCTCCGGGAACACGACTGTTATGCCGAGCGTTTCGCAGATCTCCTGCGGGAATATCGAAGCCGACCAGCCTATCTTTTCGCCGCGCGCTTTTGCGGCTTCGGCCTCTTTATAAAGGTCGGCAAGCTGCTGACGCACCATTATGAGCGACTTTGACATGGGGCGCTTCGGCTTTTTTACCTGCTGTTCACTCATTGCGGATTCTCCTTATACTTCGGATTTTACGATATCAGCCTTTCTTTGCTTCTCTTATTGCCTTATGCTGATCCATTATCTCGGTAAACGCCTCCATACGCGTCTCGAACTGCGCCTCGGAGTAATTTCTGAAGTCGGACTGGTCGCCGTCGAACGAAACGTAGGGTACGCCCGTCTTCTCTGTAAGTCTGCGCTGTATCTCGGACTGCTGCATAGCCATTACCTTGCAGCTTCTGTTCAAATGATAGATCATGCCGTCGCAGTTGAACTTGATAAGGTCGCGGCTGCGCCGTTCAACGAGCGTTTCTACCGGCGTGTTGTTCGACGGCGTGAAGGTGTACGCCTTTATAAGGCTGTCAAGGTCGCCGGGAACGTAGTCGAGCGCCCACGCGCGCACATAAGCCGTCGCTACGATGTTCATGCCGAGCCGCTTCATCGTCTTGAAGTTATGCGAGAAATGCGGCCAGCACGCGATGCCCTCCCAGAAGATGCGGTACTTCTGCTCTCCGGGATACGTGGAATCGCCCTTCGCTATATGCTCCTCTATTTCGGAGATGAGCTGCTTCATTATCTCGGTAGTGGAGCGCTTGCCTCGGCAGCATACCATTGCCGACATATAATTGAAAAGCTCAAAGCCGTTAAGCGGAGCGGGGCTGTTTGCCATAAGCTCGTTCGCCTTTATCCAAAGGTCCTTGTTCTCCGCCGATATCTCCATTACCTCGCGGAAGCGGTCCTGGTCGAACTTTTTGCCCGTAAGCTTCTCGAGCGACGCGATTATATCGTCCATCTGAGCGCGAATATATTTAAGGCGCGAATCAGTAACGAAGTTCTGATGATTGAACGACATATCGAGCATATATACGGGAACGTTGTATCTCTTGCCGATATTTTCGTACCACTTTGTTACCTGGTTGCAAATGTTGTTCGCAATAAGCATGAAGTCCGGCAGCGGCATATTGTTCGCTTCAAGATTTCTCGTGTCGATATACGACAGGTTTATCTTTGCGTAAGAGCATATGTCGTTGTTGTACTCAAGCTCGCCCTCGGCGCGCTGAAGGAACGGGTCCGCCTGATGACGCGCCGCAATGCCTGCCGAATGGTTCTCGGGATAGAGCACCACGAGACCAAGCGTCTCGCAGATCTCCTGCGGGAATATAGATGCGGCCCAACCGATCTTTTCACCGCGTGCTTTTGCCTCTCCCGCTTCCGTATAAAGGTCGGCCAGCTGCTGGCGCACCATGATAAGCGATTTTGACATGGGCCTCTTCGGCTTTTTTACCTGCTGTTCACTCATTACAAAACCTCCCTGATATTTATTTTATAAATAATATTTTTAATATTGCTTCTGCTGCCTTTATACTGATGTGCGCACTATCTTATCCTCGGAAGCTTCCAGCGATAATGCGCGGCTATGATGCGAAGGATCACGATGACCACCGCTCCGATGAACATGGCCGGCACCTCGCCTAAAAAGCGCCACAACACCACGCATACGACGGCGCCTATCAAAGACGCAGTCGCGTAGAAGTGCTTTACGAAGATGAACGGTATATCCTTTGCCAGCACGTCTCTTAAAATGCCGCCGCCCACTCCCGTTATGACTCCTACCGATACGATAAGAAACGCATTCGCTTTAAGATCTGCCGAATACGCGACCTGCATACCGCTGACAGTAAATATTCCCAGTCCTATCGAATCCATCCACAAGAGCACCGTCTCATAGCTTTTCGGCATACGCCTAAACAGGCGCAGCGCCTCAAGCGTGAAGACGGCGACGCCCACGCCGAACGCCGTAAGCGCGTAGACGGGAGCCCGAAACGCCGTCGGCGGCGTGACGCCCAATATAACGTCGCGTATTATCCCGCCGCCTACGGCCGTAGCCATTGCGAGGATAGTTACGCCGAAGACGTCCATTTTCTTCTGTATGCCCACCAAGGCGCCCGATATGGCGAAGGCTATGGTGCCGATGATCTCAAGGAAGAATATCATTTTTTAACACCTGCCGTTTTAAAACGCGATGACGTACGCATCTTTTGAAAAGGCGGCCGATTTATTTGCTCTCTTTTGCTTTTTTCTCCTTTAAAAGCTCATCCCATGCAAAAAGCGCCGCTCCCAGCGCTCCCGCAAGCTGACAATCCTCGGGAACGGTGATCTTATGGCCGATCTCTTTTTCCATTGCGCGTACAATGCCCTTATTTCTTGCAACGCCGCCGCTCATAACAACGTCGTCTATAACGCCTACGCGTAAAGCCTGACCGCTTACTCTCTTTGCTACCGAAGCATGTATGCCCGCTATTATATCCTCGATCTTTTCTTTTGAAGAAAGCCTGGATATTACTTCGGATTCCGCAAATACGGTGCATGTATTGTTTATCGTTATCTCCTTCGTAGAAAGCTCGGATATGTCGCCCATATCCTCGACCTTTACGTCGAGCACGCGCGCCATAACGTCCAAGAATCTGCCCGTGCCCGCCGCGCATTTGTCGTTCATAACGAAGTTCATAAGCGCGCCGTTCGGCGCAAGCGACAGCGCCTTCGCGTCCTGTCCGCCTATATCTATTATAGTGCGCGCCGTGGGCACGAGAAAGCGTATGCCCTTCGCATGGCACGATACTTCGCTTATCTGACGCTTTGCAAACTCAAAGCTGTAGCGCCCGTAGCCTGTGGAAAGCGCATAATCTATCTCGTCGGTCGTGATGCCTGCCATTTCAAGCACCGTATCGAATACCGTCTGAGCGCCGCTTGTACCGGTGCCGAGCGGGATTATCTTTTTTGCGAGGATCTTTTCCCCGTCCTCCAAAAGAACGGCCTTAGAAGTGGTCGAACCTATGTCAATGCCGAGTGTTATCATTTCTTCCTCCGTAT is part of the Clostridia bacterium genome and harbors:
- a CDS encoding 2-hydroxyglutaryl-CoA dehydratase — its product is MITLGIDIGSTTSKAVLLEDGEKILAKKIIPLGTGTSGAQTVFDTVLEMAGITTDEIDYALSTGYGRYSFEFAKRQISEVSCHAKGIRFLVPTARTIIDIGGQDAKALSLAPNGALMNFVMNDKCAAGTGRFLDVMARVLDVKVEDMGDISELSTKEITINNTCTVFAESEVISRLSSKEKIEDIIAGIHASVAKRVSGQALRVGVIDDVVMSGGVARNKGIVRAMEKEIGHKITVPEDCQLAGALGAALFAWDELLKEKKAKESK
- a CDS encoding 2-hydroxyacyl-CoA dehydratase, which codes for MVRQQLADLYKEAQEAKARGEKIGWSASIFPQELCETLGIVVVYPENHSAGIAARHQAEPYLQRAEGEQEYNNDLCSYAKINLAYIESRDLPEHNMPMPDFLLCANNICNQVTKWYENLSRKYDIPLFMLDMSFNHQNFVTPSREKYIRAQMDDIIEQLEKLTGKKFDQDRFREIMEISTENKDLWIKANELLTNIPAPLNGFELFNYMSAMVCCRGRRSTTEIMKQLIAEIEEHIKNGTSTYQGEQKYRVYWEGIACWPHVAHNLKIMRKLGMNMVVTAYVRAWALDYIPGDLDSLARAYTFNASNNTPIETFVERRSRDLIKFNCDGMIYHLNRSCKVMDMQQAEVQRQIQAKTGVPFVSFDGDQSDFRNYSEAQFETRMEAFAELMDEFKATKKNKEA
- a CDS encoding 2-hydroxyacyl-CoA dehydratase; the protein is MVRQQLADLYKEAEAAKARGEKIGWSASIFPQEICETLGITVVFPENHSAGVAARHQAEPYLNRAEGEQEYNNDLCSYAKINLAYIETRDLPEHNMPMPDFLLCANNICNQVTKWYENIGDKYGVPVYMLDMVYNHQPFVTPTRMKYIRAQMDDIIASLEELTGKKFDQDRFREVMEISSENKDLWMKANELLSNTPAPLNGFELFNYMSAMVCCRGKRSTTEIMKQLISEIEEHIKNGTSTYPVEEKYRIFWEGIACWPHVSHNLKVMKRLGMNIVATAYVRSWALDYIPGDLDSLARAYSFTSSNNVPIETLVERRSRDLIKFKCDGMVYHLNRSCKVMDMQQAELQRRVTEKTGVPYVSFDGDQSDFRNYSEAQFETRMEAFTEVMDQFKAMKNEK
- a CDS encoding 2-hydroxyacyl-CoA dehydratase, producing the protein MSEQQVKKPKRPMSKSLIMVRQQLADLYTEAGEAKARGEKIGWAASIFPQEICETLGLVVLYPENHSAGIAARHQADPFLQRAEGELEYNNDICSYAKINLSYIDTRNLEANNMPLPDFMLIANNICNQVTKWYENIGKRYNVPVYMLDMSFNHQNFVTDSRLKYIRAQMDDIIASLEKLTGKKFDQDRFREVMEISAENKDLWIKANELMANSPAPLNGFELFNYMSAMVCCRGKRSTTEIMKQLISEIEEHIAKGDSTYPGEQKYRIFWEGIACWPHFSHNFKTMKRLGMNIVATAYVRAWALDYVPGDLDSLIKAYTFTPSNNTPVETLVERRSRDLIKFNCDGMIYHLNRSCKVMAMQQSEIQRRLTEKTGVPYVSFDGDQSDFRNYSEAQFETRMEAFTEIMDQHKAIREAKKG
- a CDS encoding trimeric intracellular cation channel family protein, which translates into the protein MIFFLEIIGTIAFAISGALVGIQKKMDVFGVTILAMATAVGGGIIRDVILGVTPPTAFRAPVYALTAFGVGVAVFTLEALRLFRRMPKSYETVLLWMDSIGLGIFTVSGMQVAYSADLKANAFLIVSVGVITGVGGGILRDVLAKDIPFIFVKHFYATASLIGAVVCVVLWRFLGEVPAMFIGAVVIVILRIIAAHYRWKLPRIR